The genomic stretch CATTTTTTCATATCCATATTGAACACAATTAGTTATAAAAATTCCATCATATGCACCTTTAAGTTCTGGAAACAAATCCAATACACCTCTAAATTCTATCCAATACATGCTGTATTCActtaattgtaattgaaagctggagcttcttcttctacttcaaGAAAggtaaaaattcaaaaataaatggCGCTTATAGACATAAATTCATTGAGCatttcaaaagcaaaaagatCATACTAAGTGAAAAAGAATGACCAGACTTCCAAAAACAATTGTACCTCTAGAAATGAACAGACGTAAACTTAAACAGAGCCAAGGAATCTGATCGAGCAATCTTTTAACAACAGAATTTTGCTTAAAACAATGAGAATTTCAAAAGAGCTGATAGTTTAAAGATCATCATATCACaattaagataaagaaaaatagaatgaaatcaagagataaaaaatgaagatcGAGAAAGTAAAAAGAATGGATACCAGAGAGAAAGGGATCAGCGGAGTCCGTAGAATTACTTTGACCCGTTTTCCTCGATGCAGAACGACGCATCTTCACCAAAAACATGAgagaattttactttttaatttcaattttgagaatcaaacaattatatatatataaaagaaaaataaatatattataaagaaggaaaaagaaaacctCGGAAGTGAGCGAACGAAGAAGAAGCTTCGTCGCACGGTAAAAGTATGATGATGCTGCTGGAGCGCCAATTTCTGTATGGAaatcctttttattattattttatttaatttattagttaAGTTTGCTTTTGAATTCGATGTAGTAATAAAATTAGGTCAAcgaacaaattatataatttttattttttttataaaataagataacAGTTCACAGCTATgtggtatgattttttttattttaaaatcaatttattataaattattatatcaaattatatataaaatattgtataatttatttatatatataatatcattcatTATCATAGTGTGAATATACTTTAAgtatagaaaatgtatatataaatatatcataaattatatatcattatatgaataatatatttaataacatgataacatattatttatatatttattttgtaaactcaaattatctataagtaattttattatttaattaatatttgagaGGATTGGTTAGTTGTTTGGTCTAAGAGGCTTGCACAATccaattttattcaatttgagagtttttttaaattaaattgaaaaaattgtttaaaatttttttaaactaaatcaaatgattttagacttcaaattaaattaaactaaattaaaaaaatataattggccagatttagattatgatttgaatttattaaaattctccgtaaatataatatttaagaaaatatagtttatggtttaattcagtttaaaaatcatCGAACctataactcaaattaaaaattattttttaatcatttattaatctaaaataaactattttatatactaaaacaaattaaactatagtttttaaataatttatttaattttataatttaaatcaaattatccaTACCTCTATTTGGTTGGGATTAGTGGCGTTGCTATGAAATGGTTTTTCACGCGCAAGTGCATCAATGCCGGTAATTTAGACACGTAAATTtcgtttattatatcattttgatacattttttattcggtaaagtttaatataaattcaGTCAACATTCGGCATtaaatcataatcttttaaccgGCATGAATctgtaaaattataaagatagtAAAGGAGTGAAAATTGAAACCAAATCTagaaatattaaagaaaatgataatgcaATCACAAGATGTGTTTTGtcgtttaatttttttttttttcctgggaCTAAATATATAGACTAAAGCCTCCCTTTTAGTCCCATCAAATATTAGATTCAATTCGAAGACATCTAGTTCAATTATATTGATAATGGAAGCCAAGTATGCAACTTAAATTCGTGATTACAGTAACAAACTATACAACAAGAAGCTGAAAATTGTTTAATCACAAATCAGTGCTCAAGTCATAACTTGAAGTTAATGCGAACAATCTAAGAGGCGATCTCTGAAAGATAACATGAAAAAAGTGATACCGCATCCTGCAGATGATTAGAGCGGAAGTCTTCTGGAATGGGAGCACTCAAGACGGTTTCAAAGCAAGATAGCTGAGCATCTCGAGTTGGACCCTCGCTGATATCTGATAGCAGCAAATTGGATATCTCCTCTGCCATCTTCGAATATGCAACTCTGCAATAAAGATTTGTTCATGGTTAACTTCTTGGCTATTGCCTTTTTAACAatccaataacacaaattttattttcattattgttgaATTTATCTAACACAAAAGCATCTACTCAATTTATACATGGCGAGACTAGTTCAACAACAGTTCCTATATTCAAGCGCACACATTTTGGCTTTAAGAGAAGCATGTTTCTCTTACAAAAGCAAACATTGTATCCACATATGCACATAGACATCTTTTGCTCTTTTCACCAGGGGTCTCTATAGTAACTCTTTTTATAGTGCAGAACACTACAAAGCTACCAATAAGAACTGTAAAGCACAAGGATGTAATCCAACAGCACGCCGTTAGAAGGGTCAACGGTTACAAATGAATTGCAGAAAAATTATCGACAAAAGACCTACCATACTGAGTATTAAAACCATTGACATGCCAATAAGAAtgtgtttgtgattttttttttttttttacgaaagATAACCTTTGTCGAAGGCATTTATAACAAGAAGGAATGAGTTACTTGGAATCTAGGATCCATCATAGATTGACAATACATGAAAGTCGCTTGAGGGCAAGGTAAAAAGGTTTTCTGTCAGCTAGTCAGATACTTTATAAGCAAATGATGCACACAAAGAATATTTATGTTCGACAAACCAGCAAAAAAGCAGGGGCAAAAGTAACAACAGTTTTACTGTTCAGAAACGATGGAGGACAAAAACTTTTTGGATTAGTGGTATCCCCAACACTTGGATAAAACATCTAAAGATTCATGCATGAGATAGTGCAAATAAAACATACAAAGATTCATGCATAAGATCATGCAATGCTGCAAACCCATCTGTTACTTTACTAGAAAGAAGAGTAGACACAGAAGCAGGGTAACATTTCTGTTTCATATGAACATATCTGGGAGGTGTCTCATAAAAAATAAGTCCATCAGGTAATTAACAGGATTTAGTGGAAGGCAAAAAAATGTTGTTGGGCATACAAGGTGTAAGCATGATTAACATTTTGTACTTCCAGAAACTAAAGTTGAAATTGGCTAAATTACCTTGCCTCTATGGGTAATCTACCATCCCAAACTGCCAAAGACTCATTCAAACGATCAAGGAAGTCCTTGCAAGCAGCATTTTTGCCCTCAAGGGATTCCTACAAAAGGAAATACTTTCTTCTGCGATCAGCAGTAACATAAAAGGATAAGTAATGACTACAATTAGCATGGACCATATTCCACAATTACAGATCCATTGCCTGAGATTTCTACtctaatattttgaaatcatCTGAGGCCACTCTATACAAAAAAATTGGCATCATTGTTAACTAAGCCTATCTTATAGGTTTACTATTAGCAGAAATTTCTGTTACACCAGCATCAAGTCATAGCTTTTTTAGTACTAAATAAgctttaattaatatgttacTGACGTGTATTCATCCAGTTACATCCCAGCACCAAAAATAGTGTAGTGGCTGATTTGCTCCTTTGCATGAGAAATATGAAACAGTAGTCCACAAGCGGAAAGAGATATAAAGTTCATGTGAATCAGCAATAGTTCAGAAATCATTATCCATTCATATCCTAATATAGACTTCCACTCCAATTTCAGAAACTTAAGCAAAGCACTGCAAACTGTTGAGGCTGGGATCAAATCGAATTCAACACAACCAAATTATAAGGcagctcaaatttaaaaactgacaGAAACCACAAAACAGAAAAGCCTTGAGCTGAAGGACTAGTATATGTAATGATTTAGAACATAAGATAACAAGATTCAAACATACAGCTACATTTATGGCAAGTTCCCTTACCATTTCACTCATAGGATTGTCATTTTCCTGCAATGAACTTCTTATTAAATAGAAAGAAATGTAAATTCCAGCTCCCAAGTCCCAATTCTCAATCTCTGACTTGTGGTTCTCCATGGATGTCACAAGCCTCCACACTTCTGAGTGGTTgccttcataaataaaaatatgatgcCAATTACAAACAATTTAAGCACTGCTACAGAACATGTAAAAAATTTACGACAGTTTAAAAAAGTATCAAGCGTTTGAGTTATGCAACCAATTATACAGTTTAACATTGATATGTTGTGACTAGACActcataaaaacaaaacaatgaaatattTCAAGACCATAGAAGTGCTAagattaaacaaatttaagaaCTACAGTCTTCAAAATCAGATAAAATACCAAAGGAGAAGGAGGTTCATAAtagatttattatatgaaagaaagaaataaaggagCACAAAGATGGCCAAGCTGTCCACAGTAAAGATTCTATCTCCCAATGTAgggaccaaaaaaaaaaaagaaaaacttaacaGAAGACTCCCCAAAAGTGTGAATATAGTCTGTCAGAAAtgatctcaaattcaaatttgtcaGAACCTGACAGCAATGCATATTGGAGGTGCTTAGTACCAAGAACTCCATGCATGTATGACCCCTAAGAACACTCAAAAATCCATTAGcataaacttattaattataactTAGAGCTTGCTATTTAAATATCACTCTAGAAAGAAGTAACATCATTATAGCCTGTTTCATGTACATGTAAGAAGCaaagtttattatttgaaaaaaaaaaaaaaaaaagcttgtgccaaaatttgtgaaaacatataaaaaaaaaaaaactgcacaATTCATTGGTTAGACAGAGGATAATCACAAATTACctgacaaaaataatttatgggCGACTGAAGTAACATATATAGAGTGAGCTTTTTGCCAATTTGCACATTCAAGATAGTGTTCTAAGGCCTTTGAGAGATCACCGTAGTAACTAAAATAAACTGCCTGCattcaaaaaaaagaaacatttgaaTGAGTTGAAAAGGAACTCGATAAGGGAATAAGAACTTCATTTAAGATTCCAAGAGTTTCTCATGCAGAAAATTTGAGAGTGGTGCAAACAACATTATTTGCtgtaaatttgtaatataattgACCCAAAATATAGTTAAGTTTGCCAAGACAAAGAAGTGTATCAAAATCTTTGATAAATATTAAGTCAAAACAAAACCCAAGGCACATATGCTGGAATCAGTGTTATACCATAGCTTCATGCAGCCACTCCGTTGGAACACCCAAATCCTCAATAAACTGGCGTTGTGATTCTTGTGAGCTCCAGGATTCACAATATTGGAACAAGATTTCTCGAATAAGGGTAGCCTGCAGATATGGATAATCATCATGATGAGGCATATGAAGGACCACATAGATGGCCCAGTGACACTGTCCCTGACACAGCAACTGAGAAATAAGTCCCATGTCAAGGCTTTGAAGATCATTAGAATTGAAGGCACCAACTGCTTCTAAAACTGCACGTTGATGCCAGATCATATGGTAGTCTAGTGGATCATGTGTTGAAGAGAAGGCACTAAACATTTTCTTCAAAAAGCCGAATTTACTCTCACCACTGGCATGAAGAAGCATCAGATAATATGAGAGGTCAAAGTGTTCCTTTGTACCCTGGTGAATAGGCTCATCTATGGGTCcttcatcaacataaattggaACAGGAGGTGGAGCCTTTCCATCTTCAAGAAGGTGCtgataagtttgaaaaacaacaggCAATGAGGTGTCAGGTGGTAGTTGATACCACATCAATAACCTAGGAACCTCTTCCAATCAATTTTAACATCCTGTAATGAGCCATGAATATGGCCAGCAAGCAACTCATAAAGCCTAATTCTATCTTTCTCAATGAAATTGAAGTCCATCCCATTCAGTCGCCAAAGATCAAGCTGACGAGCAATATCAGAACGGCTCACCATGGACCCACCAGCTTGACTTAACAAACAAGCCAGTCTTACGTCTCCTCTGGAAGCAGCCAGTTCCACAGATGAGTCTAGCTGTCGCCCTGTTAGGAGTAAAAATATGTGCTTTAGATAATTTGATTCATCCAAGGAGCTTACTTCCTCTTGTACCCGGTGGCAAACACTCTCTTGCAGCCAATAACTGAACTCTGCCCTTCGAATAAGAGTGAGTGCTTCTGTGTCTACATCTGGAGGACCTTCCTTCATATCCTGCATAATGTCTTCCTCATTGTCAGCAGCCACAGGCTTTGATTGCCCACTATTTTCTCTTTctgaaaataaaacttttatcaaTTCCCAGACCATTACTTGGTGCATCAAAACCAAACGAGCAGAAGAAGATATCCCAGGTACATCCAGCTCTGCCTCTATAATGTCTATATAGCTCCGACAAATTTCTGAAAGCACCAAACGATTCGACACAACCTTTTGAAGCTTCAACTTGAAGGAACCAACCTCTACTTCTTTTGTTTCATGATTCAACTCCTTGTGGAGGTTCAATGGAGCATCAAATGAAAATTCAACAAGTTCCTTTCTCACTTTGTTATTCTCATCTCTTAACACTTTGTCAATTGCAACCTTCTCCACATTGATCACAGAAGATAGTACCCCATGTGAGTTATTAGTACCAATTGGAGCACCACTGTGAACAAGGATGCCATTTGGGCCCCATCCAACACGAAATGATCTACTCATAAACAAACCTGCATCAACAATATTGTGAGAGTGGCTTCCAGTTACTGGTGTCTCATGCCTGAGATCCAGCTTAAACCCatctgattttattttctttacagGCAAGCCCTTATTCTGTTGAGTCATCAGAATTGTTCCAGGAGAAGCAGAATCAAAACTACCAGGGTGGTACTCCAGCAAAGCTAGTGGAGGTTTTCGTGCAACAGGTGGACTAGATCTGTGGCTCATTTTCTGGGAGGAATACTGCAGAGGAGATCTTATGTATTCTTTAACAAGGGATGGTTTCTGCCGCAAAGGCATCCCATTGAAATCATCAATCTCCTCTTCTTGAAACATCAACATTCTCATTTCTTTCACCTTTATCGGGTCAAGCCCAAGATGTGCAGGAAGAGAATGAGAAAGCTCAGGTCCCATAGAATCCATTTGTGTTTCTTCATCGACATCATATACCTCACCATTCATCTCTGCTGAATCTTGAACAGGGGTTGCATCATCCATAGCAatatcttcttcctcatcttcactTAACCCAAATCTGCTAAAATGGTCAACCAAGAATTTCCATTCACCATTCATAGAGTCAAACGAAATGAACTGAGCGCCTTGTCTCTGTGTACTCTCCTTCAATTTCTTCACAACATCATTTAAATGCCCATCTTTTGAACTTAAATTTCTTATTTGTAGCATCAAAGTCACTTCAGCTGCTTTGTTTAGGCCCTGACCATTTGCAGGCTttgaatcttcatcttcatacACAACTAACTCATGCCTATGGAACTTTACAATTTGATCTAGATCTAGACATCTAACATCAGTGTTCCCAAGAAACTTTACATATCCATAACCATGCCGTCCAACTGTGAAATCAGGAACCCGGCTAGAATAACCTGGATCTTTGACTTCACTCCTAATCAAATCCTCCAAGCAAGGTTTCATGTAATAATCAGAAGACTGCAAAATAGGTAAGACATCTCTGATCTCTCTCAATATCTCACATGATGAAAGATCAGCGTTATGCAAGATCTTCCTTTTGTTGTATTGAGATACATTAGAGGAAGTTCCAGCAGCAGAGCCCATTACATGAATATTATCCGATGAGATATTTATTCTTGCACTATGAAGTTCACAGAAACCCCCTGATAACATAAAATACAATGTCAATGTAAACAGCATAGAAACACTttctacattaaaaaaattgtaaaaaaaaattatagccTGAGTACATATAACTTTTAACACTCTAATTAACGAAAATGGAAATTACATTAAGATAAATGAATCCAACTTATAAATACATTGTCAAATAATGGTCTCACATTcaactatcaagatattgtatTAAAAAGTTTCAAGTAATAAGTTAGAAAGTAAACCAATTCAGTCTAGAAACCTAACAAGAGCACTGTAAAAGCATGGACTTAATAGCAGACATGCCAAACCCTATCCCCCTGTTTGGCCGCTAAGAAAATTAACAGAAAACAATAGAAAATGAGAAATTAACCTCACATTTTCTTCGGCTTGAAGATAATTTCAATTCTCTTAACTCTGCGACACATTTAACGTTaaaactccaaaaaaaaaaaaaaaacagcaaaTCCAAAttgtatgaaatttaaaaatctatgaTTACTTATACGTGAACTTCTTTAAGCAACCGATAAGTTAATATTTGACGTAGTAAGAGGAGTTTCGAGGATTACCGACGACCGGGAGcagagaagaagaagccatGATCGCGCCTAAGAAGCAGAGGTGAGAAGGTTGAGGAAGGAGAGTTATGGTTTTGGTTTGATGTTGTTTTCCCGGTTAGCGGCAAATTCCGGTCTACGGTTGAAGTGAAATGAGGATCTTGTGAACTCTGGAAGCTGGAGAATGAGATAGCATTTTGCAGCCGCAGCGGCGTCTGAACTGAGGGAGGGAAAGTTGCGACTTATTTTGACACCGGGCTGGGCTTTGAATTAATGAGCCACCCCAAGATTTCATAAATCGCTGTGTTTgggaaaaaacaaaacaaaagagataTTTAAGCCCCAGCTCCTTGAAATTACAGTCTTTCCACCTTTATGACCGCCGATCTAGATCCCATGAATCCAGATGAAgagtttcattttttgtttggatGACAAAGAGTTTCGTCTTTTGATTAGACAATGTCTTCATTATCTAACATCATTCAAATAAAGAGTCTCATTTAGACAATGACACATCTAAAGACaactttttgtttgaattcaaacgAAACTCTTTGTCtaaatttgttgaatttaaaGCAGTGACTAGAGAGGTGAaaaggggaaaatgtgatagGTTAATGATAATagttttaggtgaaaaaaaaagttgttagaGATGAAAATAGTGATcgaagagatgaagaagaaacccttaaatttgaagaaaaaaaatataactttttcaaattgaaaaactttaatcaacaataaaattgtttatttaaaaaagaaaattaattaaaataggcacgaAATTTGTCACATAAACCTTTTTCGCCAAAATCTTtgtagttttacttttttaagcaaaccctattttttattccaataatacccTTTATCCTATTTCTTCCTATCTATATTAGTTTTTAccagaaaattttttattttttagagtatacaaattaagtttaatttgtctGTAATTGCTaagatttacatataaaaaatagattaaattttaatgtaatagtTGATATTTACATACCTTTAGAAAATGATAAACATAACTATACAAAGAGTGCATGTGGTTTGTGCACAAGTGCTAAAGGTGTGTGTAAAATAGGGAAAGGATACgcattttttcaaaatagtgTGAAAATATGCAAAAGGGTACGTGTTTTTTCAAAAGGGTGCGAAAATGTGCAAAACAGTGCAAAAATATACGAAAGTGTAAAAAAGTGCATGAAACTGTGAAGGGGTGTTGggaaatgtgaaagggtgcataaaaaatataaaggggtgcatgaaattGTGAAGAGGTGGGTAAAAATGTGAAAGGTacttgaaaatacaaacggatgcataaaaatacaaatgaatgCATAAAAAATGTAAAGAGGTGTTTGAAACTGTGAAGAGGTGCGAGAAAATGTAAAGGGGTGCATAAAAATATTAAGGGATGCGTGAAACCGTGAAGGGGTGTATGAAATTGTAAAGAGGTGcgtaaaaatgtgaaagggtatgtgaaaatacaaacggtgCGTAAAAGTACAAATGGAtacgtgaaaatacaaacgagtgcatgaaaatataaataggtACATGAAAATAGAAATGGATgcgtaaaaatataatcaaggtgcgtgaaaatacatacgaatacataaaaatacaaacgaatACGTAAAAATATAAAGGAGTGCGTGAGAATACAAATgagtgtgtaaaaatacaaacatgtgtgtaataataataataatatattatataatataatttataatatattatatataaaggggtgcgtgaaaatacaaagaGGTAAATACCCCTTTGCATTGCATTTCCACGcacccttatatatataatattatattattaatacaatatatattaataatataatatatactttttatattCTCACAcaccttttttataatttatatacattttttatattctacacatctgtttgtattttcacatcccatttatattttcacgcacccatttatatttttgtgcacctgttttgtatttttatgcaacTGTTTGCATTTTTACGcactcatttatattttcacgcacttatttatattttcacacacccatttatatttttacttacccttttatatttttacacacccgtttgtattttcacgtaccccttcatattttttcaCACTATTTCACGgtttcacacaccccttcacaGTTTTACGTATCCCTTCACAGTTTTATGTActtcttcacattttcacatACCCTTTTATACTTTCGTATATTTTTTCACCATTTCACACATTTTCGCACCATTTCGAACAAACATGCACACTTTCCCTAATTTTCGCATCCTTTCAAAAGAACGCATACCTTTAACATCTGTACACAACCCACACACAGTCTCTGTATagttatgtttattattttctaaaggtatgtaaatatcaactattacataagaaattaatctatttttgacatataaatcttaacaattacagaaaaattaaacttaatttatatgctcttaaaaataaaaaatgttctgataaaaattaaatttaataataaaaaatatgataaaaattattatttaaatataaaataaggtttgattaaaaagttaaaactaCAGggattttatcaaaaaaagttCAGGCGGCAAATTCCGTGcctgttttaattaatttttcatttaaaaaagatGTCTGTGGTGAAAGTTTGGAATACATCAAACCTTCCGTTGGAACAATCTTTTGGCCAATTCTTAAATTATGAGAATTATTCTACAATTTCTTAAACATTATTAGCCTGACATTTCCTCTCCCTATAAATACCGCTCTCTTTTCCCTCTTCTTTCAAATCCAAAACACAATCCTTCTCACTCAGCTACTCCCTCTCTCTGTAAATCCTTCTCAACATCACACTTattgttaacaaataaaaaaactcattCAATGGCTACTTTCGGCACTGCTGCTACTGCTACCAGTCAAAACCCTAACAAATCCTTCGaggtttttatttcttttgtattttcagctttttttttttccctagcTTCTTTGTGTAATTTTTCTCTAACATCTTAAGCGGTCTTATGAATTTTCCATTGTTATAGCTTGCCTATTTGTAAATATCGCTTGTAATTGTGTTAGCAGATATCCGtcgatatttttatttatttatttatttttgtattttcagtTTATTTTTGAAAGCTTGCTTGTGTAAATTTTCAATACGATCCTAATTGGTGCATGAATTTAGTGATTGTTATAGCTtgcctaattaattaattttgcaaTCTGTTGTGATAATAGattttatgatttcattttcctttggCTAAGTTAAGCAAATATGAATTGTTGATGTTAATCGTGGTTAAACATCTTGTTGTTGCTTCTCCTATTTCATAGGGCTTAATTTTGAGCTGAAACTTTGTTAATGATTCTTcctagtttaattttatttattttttatccaaagcATTTGTCAACTCAACTGAATCATGA from Mangifera indica cultivar Alphonso chromosome 6, CATAS_Mindica_2.1, whole genome shotgun sequence encodes the following:
- the LOC123219061 gene encoding LOW QUALITY PROTEIN: nuclear pore complex protein NUP96 (The sequence of the model RefSeq protein was modified relative to this genomic sequence to represent the inferred CDS: inserted 1 base in 1 codon), whose amino-acid sequence is MASSSLLPVVGGFCELHSARINISSDNIHVMGSAAGTSSNVSQYNKRKILHNADLSSCEILREIRDVLPILQSSDYYMKPCLEDLIRSEVKDPGYSSRVPDFTVGRHGYGYVKFLGNTDVRCLDLDQIVKFHRHELVVYEDEDSKPANGQGLNKAAEVTLMLQIRNLSSKDGHLNDVVKKLKESTQRQGAQFISFDSMNGEWKFLVDHFSRFGLSEDEEEDIAMDDATPVQDSAEMNGEVYDVDEETQMDSMGPELSHSLPAHLGLDPIKVKEMRMLMFQEEEIDDFNGMPLRQKPSLVKEYIRSPLQYSSQKMSHRSSPPVARKPPLALLEYHPGSFDSASPGTILMTQQNKGLPVKKIKSDGFKLDLRHETPVTGSHSHNIVDAGLFMSRSFRVGWGPNGILVHSGAPIGTNNSHGVLSSVINVEKVAIDKVLRDENNKVRKELVEFSFDAPLNLHKELNHETKEVEVGSFKLKLQKVVSNRLVLSEICRSYIDIIEAELDVPGISSSARLVLMHQVMVWELIKVLFSERENSGQSKPVAADNEEDIMQDMKEGPPDVDTEALTLIRRAEFSYWLQESVCHRVQEEVSSLDESNYLKHIFLLLTGRQLDSSVELAASRGDVRLACLLSQAGGSMVSRSDIARQLDLWRLNGMDFNFIEKDRIRLYELLAGHIHGSLQDVKIDWKRFLGXLMWYQLPPDTSLPVVFQTYQHLLEDGKAPPPVPIYVDEGPIDEPIHQGTKEHFDLSYYLMLLHASGESKFGFLKKMFSAFSSTHDPLDYHMIWHQRAVLEAVGAFNSNDLQSLDMGLISQLLCQGQCHWAIYVVLHMPHHDDYPYLQATLIREILFQYCESWSSQESQRQFIEDLGVPTEWLHEAMAVYFSYYGDLSKALEHYLECANWQKAHSIYVTSVAHKLFLSGNHSEVWRLVTSMENHKSEIENWDLGAGIYISFYLIRSSLQENDNPMSEMESLEGKNAACKDFLDRLNESLAVWDGRLPIEARVAYSKMAEEISNLLLSDISEGPTRDAQLSCFETVLSAPIPEDFRSNHLQDAVSLFSCYLSEIAS